From the genome of Desulfovibrio psychrotolerans, one region includes:
- a CDS encoding phage virion morphogenesis protein has product MADALLLGVDRERLARLRRQLDVLALSPEAKKRLVREMAMEVRRQSRRNIKQQRCVDGTPMAPRKMYKRNRHGRLERRKDGRADMKMLVGLGRLMSIEASRVGRGQVSWKSTYTAKIADKHQHGKEEQYSTRRNRVSRNESDFYNPKARVERWLAKELLRLGYRKEVKLKSGRVRLQRVSQSWIVQNMTRGEAMAIWQQLSGYEAPDSWAVGVPERPFLGVNARQSGEMLEELAQIALNRLRRKGKI; this is encoded by the coding sequence ATGGCTGATGCGCTGTTGCTGGGGGTAGACCGGGAACGTCTGGCGCGCCTGCGGCGGCAGTTGGATGTGCTGGCCCTTTCTCCGGAGGCAAAGAAGCGGCTGGTGCGGGAAATGGCCATGGAGGTGCGCCGTCAATCGCGCCGGAATATCAAGCAGCAGCGCTGCGTGGATGGCACCCCGATGGCTCCGCGCAAGATGTATAAGCGCAACCGGCACGGGAGGCTGGAACGGCGAAAGGATGGCCGTGCCGACATGAAGATGCTGGTGGGGCTTGGGCGGCTGATGAGCATTGAGGCCTCACGCGTGGGGCGCGGGCAGGTATCGTGGAAGAGCACCTACACTGCCAAGATTGCGGACAAGCACCAGCACGGCAAGGAAGAGCAGTACAGCACGCGCCGTAACCGGGTGAGCCGCAACGAATCGGATTTTTATAACCCCAAGGCGCGGGTGGAGCGCTGGCTGGCCAAGGAGCTGCTGCGGCTGGGCTATCGCAAGGAAGTGAAGCTGAAAAGCGGCAGGGTGCGGCTGCAGCGTGTTTCGCAAAGCTGGATTGTGCAGAACATGACGCGCGGCGAGGCCATGGCCATTTGGCAGCAGCTGAGCGGGTATGAGGCTCCGGATTCATGGGCAGTGGGCGTGCCGGAGCGACCGTTCCTGGGGGTGAATGCGCGGCAGTCCGGCGAGATGTTGGAAGAGCTGGCGCAGATAGCGCTGAACAGGCTGCGCAGGAAAGGCAAGATCTAG